A genomic window from Terriglobia bacterium includes:
- a CDS encoding type I restriction-modification system subunit M — protein sequence MPNGSSAIVQKLWNYCNILRDDGLSYGDYVEQLTFLLFLKMADEQMKPPYSRPRLIPSSLDWSSLERLDGDDLETHYRHILTELGKKEGMLGVIFRKAQNKIQDPAKLKRLITDLIGKEQWMTLEVDVKGDAYEGLLEKNAADVKGGAGQYFTPRALIRAVVDVVRPAPGETVNDPACGTGGFLLAAYDYVSQSYELDKTQKRALRHKALSGTELVASVARLCVMNLFLHGIGGEESPIRDGVDALAQTPSVFYDVVLTNPPFGKKSSITVISEEGEETKEALTYYRDDFWATTSNKQLNFLQHVKSLVKIHGRVAIVVPDNVLFEGGAGETVRRKLLHECDVHTLLRLPTGIFYAQGVKANVLFFDRKPASEKPWTKKLWIYDFRTNEHFTLKTNSLKREDLDDFVARYHPENRHTRKETERFKSFSYEDLLKRDKVNLDIFWLKDDSLEDSANLPDPDVIATEIAEDLQAALDQFCLIAADLKPRSS from the coding sequence ATGCCAAACGGATCATCTGCCATTGTTCAAAAGCTCTGGAACTATTGCAACATCCTCAGGGATGACGGCCTGTCCTACGGGGATTACGTCGAGCAGTTGACGTTTCTCCTGTTCTTGAAGATGGCCGACGAGCAGATGAAACCGCCATACAGTCGCCCGCGCCTCATCCCAAGCAGCCTGGATTGGTCCAGCTTGGAGCGGCTTGACGGAGACGACCTGGAAACCCATTACCGTCATATCCTCACCGAGCTTGGCAAGAAGGAGGGGATGCTGGGCGTGATCTTCCGGAAGGCCCAAAACAAGATTCAGGACCCCGCCAAGCTGAAACGCCTTATCACCGATCTGATTGGCAAAGAGCAGTGGATGACTCTGGAAGTGGACGTGAAGGGCGATGCCTACGAAGGTTTGCTGGAGAAGAACGCGGCGGACGTAAAGGGCGGGGCGGGACAGTATTTCACCCCTCGTGCGCTCATCAGGGCCGTTGTGGACGTGGTGCGCCCCGCTCCCGGTGAGACGGTGAACGATCCTGCCTGTGGAACGGGTGGATTCCTCCTGGCCGCTTATGACTACGTGAGCCAAAGCTACGAACTGGACAAGACCCAGAAACGGGCGCTTCGCCACAAGGCCCTATCCGGCACCGAGTTGGTCGCTTCGGTCGCTCGCCTGTGCGTAATGAACCTCTTCCTCCACGGCATCGGCGGCGAAGAGTCCCCAATTCGAGATGGCGTTGATGCTCTTGCGCAGACTCCCTCTGTTTTTTACGACGTCGTTCTGACCAATCCGCCCTTCGGTAAAAAGTCCAGCATTACCGTGATCAGCGAAGAGGGGGAAGAGACAAAGGAAGCTCTTACCTACTACCGAGACGATTTCTGGGCCACGACCAGCAACAAGCAGCTCAATTTCCTACAGCACGTGAAGTCCCTGGTAAAGATTCATGGCCGTGTGGCGATTGTGGTGCCGGACAACGTCCTTTTCGAGGGCGGCGCGGGCGAAACGGTGCGGCGTAAGCTCCTCCACGAATGCGATGTGCACACTCTGCTTCGCCTGCCGACCGGGATTTTCTACGCGCAAGGAGTGAAAGCAAACGTCCTCTTTTTCGACCGCAAACCCGCCAGCGAGAAGCCCTGGACCAAGAAGCTCTGGATCTACGACTTTCGCACCAATGAGCATTTCACCCTGAAAACGAATTCGCTCAAGCGCGAAGATCTGGACGATTTCGTCGCCCGCTACCACCCGGAGAACCGCCACACACGCAAGGAAACCGAACGCTTCAAGTCCTTCTCTTACGAAGACCTGCTCAAGCGCGATAAGGTCAACCTGGACATCTTCTGGCTGAAAGACGACAGCCTAGAGGACTCTGCCAACCTGCCTGATCCTGACGTGATCGCCACCGAAATCGCCGAAGATTTGCAAGCGGCCCTTGATCAATTCTGCCTCATCGCCGCCGATTTGAAGCCAAGGTCTTCATAG
- a CDS encoding restriction endonuclease subunit S — protein MTEPTQKNTPPGWIMATLGILCEKPQYGWTTSATVEGTGAKLLRSTDISRGTVDWDTVPFCESLPPVIEKYQLHSGDIVITRTGAGVGNSLLLEDCPLAVFASYLIRFRPHAAVSAKYVACFLKSPSYKSLVSLKSAGIAQPNVNANKLALLEIPVAPRKTQDAIVAEIERQFTRLDAAVAALKRVQANLKRYRAAVLKAACEGRLVPTEAELARREGRSYEPASVLLERILAERRSRWEANELSKLKSSGKAPKDFRWKEKYKVPGSPASGNAPAVPEGWAVGSLEQLTSAVRVICYGILMPKEDMPDGVPYVRVLDLRGDRIDMESLKRTSPAIAQVYARASLKGGDVLLAIRGSYGRVAEVPFALEGGNITQDTARLEVSELVDHRYIATCLRSPIAQSYFERVARGVAVKGVNIADVRLCPIPIPSYPEQGRIVVEVERRLSIIDELVTQIDADLKRAARLRQSILKNAFGGRLVPQDPKDEPASMLLERIRAERDANSRSVRSKKQAGEVVVL, from the coding sequence GTGACGGAACCTACGCAGAAGAACACGCCTCCTGGTTGGATAATGGCGACACTGGGTATCCTTTGTGAAAAACCACAGTATGGATGGACGACGAGCGCAACCGTTGAGGGCACTGGGGCCAAGCTTCTTCGCTCTACTGACATTTCCCGAGGGACAGTCGATTGGGACACAGTGCCCTTCTGTGAGTCGCTCCCCCCTGTAATCGAAAAATATCAGTTGCACAGCGGTGACATTGTTATTACTCGGACCGGAGCCGGGGTAGGAAATAGCCTCCTACTGGAGGACTGTCCGCTCGCGGTCTTCGCATCCTACCTGATAAGATTCAGGCCTCACGCCGCTGTGAGCGCCAAGTACGTTGCATGTTTTTTGAAAAGCCCCTCATATAAGAGCCTCGTCTCCTTGAAATCAGCAGGCATTGCTCAGCCCAATGTGAACGCCAACAAGCTAGCGTTACTTGAGATACCTGTAGCTCCTCGCAAGACGCAAGATGCAATAGTCGCTGAGATTGAGAGGCAATTCACGCGGCTGGATGCGGCGGTCGCTGCGCTTAAGCGCGTCCAAGCCAACCTGAAGCGATACCGCGCCGCCGTCCTCAAAGCAGCCTGCGAAGGACGCCTCGTCCCGACCGAAGCTGAACTCGCCCGCCGCGAAGGCCGCTCCTACGAACCCGCCTCCGTCCTCCTCGAACGCATCCTGGCCGAACGCCGCTCCCGCTGGGAAGCAAACGAGCTTTCCAAACTGAAATCTTCCGGAAAAGCCCCAAAGGATTTTCGTTGGAAAGAGAAATACAAGGTTCCCGGTTCTCCCGCTAGTGGAAATGCGCCAGCGGTACCGGAAGGTTGGGCCGTCGGAAGCCTGGAGCAGCTAACGAGCGCGGTCCGAGTCATTTGCTATGGAATCCTGATGCCCAAGGAAGACATGCCTGACGGTGTCCCATACGTTCGAGTTCTCGATCTGAGGGGCGACAGGATAGACATGGAGAGTTTGAAGAGGACATCGCCAGCCATAGCTCAAGTCTATGCGAGGGCTTCACTCAAGGGGGGAGATGTACTACTCGCGATACGCGGAAGTTATGGTCGTGTTGCCGAAGTACCATTCGCATTGGAGGGCGGGAACATTACTCAGGATACTGCTCGCCTGGAAGTCTCAGAATTGGTTGATCATCGATACATTGCGACTTGCCTCAGAAGTCCCATCGCACAGAGCTATTTCGAGAGAGTGGCACGGGGAGTAGCCGTGAAGGGCGTTAACATCGCAGATGTTAGGTTGTGCCCAATCCCAATCCCTTCATATCCAGAACAGGGGAGAATCGTAGTTGAAGTAGAGAGACGTCTCTCTATCATTGACGAACTCGTGACGCAAATAGATGCTGACTTAAAACGGGCCGCGCGGCTCCGGCAATCGATCCTTAAGAACGCATTTGGCGGGCGTCTCGTGCCTCAAGACCCAAAGGACGAGCCTGCAAGCATGCTGCTCGAACGCATCCGCGCTGAGCGCGACGCAAACTCTCGCAGCGTGAGGTCGAAGAAACAAGCGGGAGAGGTGGTCGTACTGTGA
- a CDS encoding DEAD/DEAH box helicase family protein yields the protein MPDTPEARARQNIDQLLTDAGWVVQSRDEANVAAGRGVAIREFPMKPGFGEADYLLYVDSQAVGVVEAKKEGSTLTGFEGQTAKYSEGLPDSLPAPRRPLPFCYQSTGIETRFTNLLEPDAASRNVFSFHRPETLAEWLGDELSQPGSTVKARIRQVPPLAEQGLRPAQIRAIKNLELSLGQGKPRALIQMASGGGKTFTACNFIYRLIKYGGARRVLFLVDRSNLGRQTLKEFQNFRTPEEQRLFTELYNVQHLQSNKLDKVSKVCISTIQRLYSMLQGQEELDPALEEQAGFTLEALQREPAPVAYNPTIPIETFDVIVTDECHRSIYNLWRQVLDYFDASIIGLTATPSKQTLGFFNQNLVMEYNFEQAVADGVNVDFDLYTIRTLISEHGSTINAGYYVDFRDRETRRVRFAKADQDIQYNADELDRRVVARDQIRTIIRTFKDRLFTEIFPGRTDVPKTLIFAKDDSHAEDIVQIVREEFGKGNDFAQKITYRTGAARVATKKQRQDGTEYEEVAWVNTGIKAEDLLSAFRNSYFPRIAVTVDMIATGTDVRPLEIVFFMRAVKSRSLFEQMKGRGARVVTETELKQVTPDAPAKDRFVIVDAIGIDPNEMNETKPLERKRNVSLEKLLELVAFGNREPDVLSSIASRLARLDRQMSQEDRDEIKKITGDQSIANIANGLVRALDPDEQFKATQKASGKEEPTPEEIAKVSQGLLTQAAQPIVTNPKLRQRLVDLKKSFEQVIDTVSKDQLLSARVSKDGRDRAANLVKSFEQFIEENKDEITALQILYSRPYKQRLTHEQLRELARAVQRPKQPGIAPIAPERVWQAYEVLDKSKVRGSATKLMTDLVSLVRYAVHQENELRPFKDVVFTRFEKWLSDQETQGRKFTEEQRQWLTAIRDHIAASVSIEPDDFELSPFSQWGGLGKAYKVFGDDLQPILDQLNEALAA from the coding sequence ATGCCAGATACCCCTGAAGCCCGAGCACGGCAGAATATCGACCAGCTTCTTACCGACGCTGGTTGGGTCGTGCAATCTCGTGATGAGGCAAACGTAGCTGCTGGGCGCGGCGTCGCCATCCGCGAGTTTCCCATGAAGCCCGGATTCGGCGAGGCTGACTACCTTCTCTACGTGGACAGCCAGGCGGTTGGCGTCGTGGAAGCCAAGAAAGAGGGCAGCACTCTGACCGGGTTCGAAGGGCAAACGGCAAAATACAGCGAGGGGCTTCCTGACTCGCTGCCTGCTCCCCGGCGTCCGCTGCCGTTCTGTTATCAGAGCACCGGGATCGAAACCCGCTTCACAAATCTTCTGGAACCTGACGCCGCCAGCCGAAATGTCTTCTCCTTCCATCGGCCAGAGACACTGGCGGAGTGGCTGGGCGATGAACTCAGCCAGCCCGGCTCAACCGTCAAGGCCCGCATCCGGCAGGTGCCCCCTTTGGCGGAACAGGGTCTACGCCCAGCCCAAATTCGGGCGATCAAGAATCTGGAGTTATCCCTCGGGCAAGGAAAGCCCCGCGCCTTGATTCAAATGGCCTCAGGCGGCGGCAAGACCTTCACGGCCTGTAACTTCATCTACAGGCTCATCAAGTACGGCGGTGCCCGCCGCGTGCTCTTCCTGGTAGATCGCAGCAACCTGGGCCGTCAAACGCTCAAAGAGTTTCAGAACTTCCGCACTCCAGAGGAGCAGCGCCTCTTCACCGAGCTTTACAACGTCCAGCATCTTCAATCCAACAAGCTGGACAAGGTCAGCAAGGTCTGCATCTCCACCATTCAGCGCCTCTACTCGATGCTGCAAGGCCAGGAGGAGCTAGACCCAGCGCTGGAAGAACAAGCCGGATTCACACTGGAAGCTCTTCAACGCGAGCCAGCGCCCGTCGCCTACAACCCAACCATCCCCATCGAGACCTTCGATGTCATCGTCACCGACGAGTGCCATCGCTCCATCTACAATCTCTGGCGGCAGGTGTTGGACTATTTTGACGCCTCCATCATCGGCCTTACGGCCACGCCCTCGAAGCAGACCCTCGGCTTTTTCAACCAAAATCTGGTCATGGAATACAATTTCGAGCAGGCCGTCGCCGACGGCGTGAACGTGGATTTCGACCTCTACACCATCCGCACGCTGATCAGCGAGCACGGCTCCACCATCAATGCCGGGTATTACGTGGACTTCCGCGACCGCGAGACCCGCCGCGTCCGCTTCGCCAAGGCCGATCAGGACATCCAGTACAATGCCGACGAACTGGATCGTCGGGTCGTCGCCAGGGATCAAATCCGCACGATCATTCGCACGTTCAAGGACCGCCTGTTCACGGAGATTTTTCCTGGCCGCACCGACGTTCCGAAGACGCTGATCTTCGCCAAAGATGACTCGCACGCCGAGGACATTGTCCAGATCGTCCGCGAGGAGTTTGGCAAGGGGAATGACTTCGCTCAGAAGATCACCTACCGAACGGGCGCTGCCCGTGTAGCGACGAAGAAGCAGCGACAAGACGGAACGGAATACGAAGAGGTCGCCTGGGTAAACACCGGAATCAAGGCCGAGGATTTGCTCTCCGCGTTCCGCAATAGTTATTTCCCGCGCATCGCCGTCACCGTGGACATGATTGCCACCGGGACCGACGTTCGCCCCCTTGAAATCGTCTTCTTTATGCGGGCAGTGAAGAGCCGCTCCCTGTTCGAGCAAATGAAGGGGCGTGGCGCTCGCGTCGTCACGGAGACGGAGTTAAAGCAGGTCACACCGGACGCTCCGGCCAAAGACCGCTTTGTCATCGTGGATGCCATCGGGATTGACCCCAACGAAATGAACGAGACAAAACCGTTGGAGCGAAAGCGGAATGTCTCCCTCGAAAAGCTCCTGGAGCTTGTCGCTTTCGGGAACCGTGAACCCGACGTCCTGAGTTCGATTGCCTCGCGGCTGGCCCGGCTTGATCGGCAAATGAGCCAGGAAGACAGAGACGAAATTAAGAAAATAACTGGCGATCAATCCATCGCCAACATAGCGAACGGTCTCGTTCGGGCATTGGACCCCGACGAGCAATTCAAGGCCACTCAGAAGGCAAGCGGGAAAGAAGAACCCACGCCGGAAGAGATTGCCAAAGTTTCGCAGGGTCTCTTGACCCAGGCAGCCCAGCCAATCGTTACGAATCCTAAGCTCCGCCAACGGCTAGTTGACCTCAAGAAATCCTTTGAACAGGTTATTGATACCGTCAGCAAGGACCAGCTTCTTTCGGCGCGGGTTTCCAAGGATGGCCGGGACCGCGCTGCCAATCTGGTAAAATCCTTCGAGCAATTCATCGAAGAGAACAAGGATGAGATCACCGCGTTGCAGATTCTCTATAGCCGCCCTTACAAGCAGCGTCTGACCCACGAGCAGCTGAGGGAATTGGCCCGAGCGGTTCAGCGGCCCAAGCAGCCCGGCATTGCTCCGATTGCACCGGAAAGAGTCTGGCAAGCCTACGAGGTCTTGGACAAATCCAAGGTCCGGGGCAGCGCAACGAAATTGATGACCGATTTGGTCTCGCTCGTCCGGTACGCGGTGCACCAGGAAAATGAGCTTCGACCGTTTAAGGACGTTGTTTTCACTCGCTTCGAAAAATGGCTCTCGGACCAAGAAACGCAGGGCCGAAAGTTCACGGAGGAGCAGCGGCAGTGGCTCACCGCAATACGGGACCACATTGCTGCCAGCGTCTCGATAGAGCCGGATGATTTCGAACTGTCGCCATTTTCCCAGTGGGGCGGACTCGGCAAAGCGTACAAAGTTTTCGGTGATGATTTGCAGCCCATCTTAGATCAACTCAATGAGGCACTTGCAGCGTGA